Proteins encoded together in one bacterium window:
- a CDS encoding threonine synthase translates to MWQGIINKYKEFLPVGKDTPIITLNEGNTPLIFAKTLSKIIGAKVYLKYEGANPTGSFKDRGMTLAISKAIEEGSTSVMCASTGNTSASAAAYAARAGIKCTVLIPDGMIALGKLSQALMHGAKVIAIKGNFDDALELVVKITSSHPVTLVNSLNPYRLQGQKTGAFEICDQLKKAPDFHFIPVGNAGNITAYWMGYKEYKDRGKIDSLPQMIGWQAEGSAPIVNKMVIKKPETIATAIRIGNPARWKEAEDAASSSDGFINAVSDKEILNAYHLLADQEGIFAEPASCASVAGLIKAKEKNLLQLKDSLIVCILTGCGLKDPDRAVQESPKPTVLSKDDIGKMLDIIGVK, encoded by the coding sequence ATGTGGCAGGGAATAATTAATAAATATAAAGAGTTTCTTCCGGTCGGAAAAGATACACCCATAATAACACTCAACGAGGGCAATACTCCACTTATATTTGCTAAAACATTATCAAAAATAATCGGAGCTAAAGTATATTTAAAATATGAGGGTGCAAACCCTACAGGTTCTTTTAAAGATAGAGGTATGACACTGGCTATCTCAAAAGCAATAGAAGAAGGGTCTACTTCTGTAATGTGCGCATCTACAGGCAACACTTCAGCTTCAGCTGCGGCTTATGCCGCAAGGGCGGGAATAAAATGTACGGTTTTAATACCTGATGGAATGATTGCACTTGGCAAACTTTCTCAAGCACTTATGCACGGCGCAAAGGTCATCGCTATCAAAGGAAATTTTGATGATGCATTGGAATTGGTTGTAAAAATCACTTCATCGCATCCTGTAACATTAGTAAATTCCCTAAATCCATATCGTTTGCAGGGACAGAAAACAGGCGCTTTTGAAATATGCGACCAACTCAAGAAAGCACCGGATTTTCATTTTATACCTGTGGGAAACGCCGGCAATATAACCGCTTATTGGATGGGATATAAAGAATATAAAGATAGAGGAAAGATAGACTCTCTACCCCAAATGATAGGATGGCAGGCAGAAGGCTCCGCTCCGATTGTAAATAAAATGGTAATAAAAAAACCTGAAACAATTGCAACGGCAATCAGGATAGGAAACCCTGCAAGATGGAAAGAAGCAGAAGATGCTGCCTCATCTTCCGACGGCTTTATAAATGCAGTGTCTGATAAAGAAATTTTAAACGCATATCATCTTCTTGCAGACCAAGAAGGCATATTTGCGGAACCGGCCTCTTGCGCTTCGGTTGCAGGTCTTATAAAAGCAAAAGAAAAAAACCTTCTGCAACTAAAAGACTCTCTTATCGTATGTATACTAACAGGATGCGGACTTAAAGACCCTGACAGAGCGGTTCAAGAATCGCCCAAACCAACTGTCTTGTCAAAAGATGACATAGGGAAAATGCTGGACATAATAGGTGTTAAATGA
- a CDS encoding polyprenyl synthetase family protein encodes MIPLISSDLKNYIEKKRKKVNVALKKLLPAKNKDALSKAVYYSVLSGGKRFRPILCMATHEMFLPENNNILTIASSIELFHAFTLVHDDLPCMDNDDYRRGKLTLHKIVGEPIALLAGDALFNLGYEVIINSKLPDKTKVNVIKEISYFLGIKGVVGGQAKDIAKSEKLNIAQLKNIYIGKTASLIEASVKIGGIVAKSNKRELMALSCYGRNLGLGFQIMDDVIEAKEAKSKEENYVTLLGLKDAEKEAKKAIKKSKNALKIFGGNAKILNHIADWCLERKN; translated from the coding sequence ATGATACCTCTAATTTCTTCGGATTTGAAAAATTATATAGAAAAAAAGCGGAAAAAGGTAAACGTTGCGCTTAAAAAATTGTTACCTGCCAAAAATAAAGATGCCCTCTCAAAAGCCGTATACTACAGCGTATTATCCGGCGGAAAAAGATTCAGGCCGATTTTATGCATGGCAACACATGAAATGTTTCTGCCTGAAAATAACAATATATTGACCATTGCTTCCTCTATCGAATTGTTTCACGCTTTTACGCTTGTCCATGACGACTTGCCCTGTATGGACAACGACGATTACAGACGAGGCAAACTCACATTGCATAAAATTGTAGGGGAACCAATAGCTCTGCTAGCGGGAGATGCTTTGTTTAATTTAGGTTATGAGGTTATCATAAATTCAAAACTTCCCGACAAGACAAAAGTAAATGTTATTAAAGAAATTTCTTATTTTTTAGGGATAAAAGGGGTTGTCGGAGGACAAGCAAAAGATATAGCTAAAAGTGAAAAATTAAACATAGCGCAACTAAAAAATATATATATAGGTAAAACCGCCTCTTTAATAGAAGCTTCCGTTAAAATAGGAGGCATAGTCGCCAAGTCAAATAAAAGAGAACTTATGGCTTTATCCTGTTACGGGAGAAATCTCGGACTTGGCTTTCAAATTATGGATGATGTAATAGAGGCAAAAGAAGCAAAAAGCAAAGAGGAAAACTATGTAACCCTGCTTGGGCTTAAAGATGCAGAGAAAGAAGCAAAAAAGGCAATAAAAAAATCTAAAAATGCCCTAAAGATTTTCGGGGGAAATGCTAAAATACTAAATCATATAGCTGATTGGTGTTTAGAAAGAAAAAACTAA
- a CDS encoding phosphatase PAP2 family protein yields MINTLIALDKKIFIFIQESMHTGFFDFWMPIITDFDYWKIPIVLFLLALAIWGGKKGRIVAGLVLIVFILANQINSEVIKPIFSRARPYMFFSHISPLVESSPRYSFPSTHASNIFATMLLISFYYRKFLLLNLFIAFMVSFSRVYVGVHYPSDIVAGAILGTACAIVVVGIERLINKKIPTIQLLPIEKTDKIKTDKE; encoded by the coding sequence ATGATTAATACATTGATAGCGTTAGATAAAAAAATCTTTATTTTTATCCAGGAATCTATGCACACGGGGTTCTTTGATTTTTGGATGCCTATAATTACAGATTTCGATTATTGGAAAATTCCAATAGTGTTATTTCTATTGGCTTTGGCTATTTGGGGAGGTAAAAAAGGGAGAATAGTTGCAGGACTTGTTCTAATAGTTTTTATCCTTGCCAACCAGATAAATTCGGAGGTGATAAAGCCTATATTTTCTCGGGCAAGGCCTTATATGTTTTTTTCACATATATCACCGCTTGTGGAATCTTCCCCCAGATATTCTTTCCCTTCAACTCATGCAAGTAATATATTCGCAACTATGTTGCTAATTTCGTTTTATTATAGAAAATTCTTGTTATTGAACTTATTCATAGCTTTCATGGTAAGTTTTTCTCGGGTATATGTCGGTGTCCATTATCCTTCGGATATTGTTGCCGGGGCTATTCTAGGAACAGCTTGTGCTATTGTTGTTGTTGGAATAGAAAGACTTATCAATAAAAAAATTCCCACTATTCAGTTATTACCTATTGAAAAGACAGATAAAATTAAGACTGATAAAGAGTAA
- a CDS encoding homoserine dehydrogenase: MKKIYVGIIGFGNIGNGTVKLLKKNFTLIKKRIGMEIHIKKIADIDVKKNRGTKIDRKTFTKNAEEVINDPKIQIVLELMGGIHPAKEYIIQSLKKGKAVVTANKALLAEEGREILKTALDNKQDIYFGASVCGGIPIIKIIREGMLANRINYMAGIINGTANYILSRMEEGFTFKQALIDAQKKGVAEKNPSLDIEGTDAAHKLAILGSLIFNIPLTLSNIYTEGISLLTPMDLKFAKEFGYVIKLLAIAKENNGNFQFRVHPALIDTKHPLATVKDEYNAVYIEGNATGEMLFYGKGAGQMPTASAILSDVIDIARNFKSKTCMRIPPIASYEKSYKVIPLQQLKSSYYLRMMAIDKPGVLAKIANILAEYKISIASVFQKERNKAEAVPIVMMTHEATEKNISTAIKKIDKLPAVKGNTVRIRVEK, translated from the coding sequence ATGAAGAAAATATATGTAGGAATCATAGGATTCGGGAATATCGGAAACGGCACAGTCAAACTTTTAAAAAAGAATTTTACCCTGATTAAGAAAAGAATAGGGATGGAAATTCATATAAAAAAAATCGCAGATATAGATGTCAAAAAAAATAGAGGCACAAAAATAGACAGAAAGACATTCACCAAAAATGCAGAAGAAGTTATCAACGACCCTAAAATACAAATAGTTTTGGAACTTATGGGGGGAATACATCCCGCCAAAGAATATATTATCCAATCTCTTAAAAAAGGCAAAGCTGTAGTCACTGCAAACAAAGCGCTTCTTGCCGAAGAAGGCAGGGAAATTCTAAAAACCGCTTTAGACAACAAGCAGGATATATATTTTGGAGCAAGCGTTTGCGGAGGGATACCGATAATAAAAATAATAAGGGAAGGAATGCTTGCTAATCGCATAAACTACATGGCTGGAATAATTAACGGAACTGCCAATTATATTTTAAGCAGAATGGAAGAGGGATTCACTTTTAAACAAGCGCTTATAGACGCACAAAAAAAAGGTGTCGCAGAAAAGAACCCATCATTAGATATTGAGGGAACAGATGCGGCTCACAAACTCGCCATCTTGGGAAGCCTAATTTTCAACATACCTTTGACTTTAAGCAACATATATACAGAAGGTATTTCCTTGCTTACTCCTATGGATTTAAAATTCGCCAAAGAGTTTGGTTATGTCATAAAATTACTAGCAATAGCGAAAGAAAATAATGGCAACTTTCAATTCAGAGTGCACCCAGCTTTAATAGATACAAAACATCCACTAGCTACTGTAAAAGACGAATATAACGCAGTATATATTGAAGGTAATGCAACCGGAGAAATGCTCTTTTACGGAAAAGGAGCAGGACAAATGCCTACTGCATCCGCCATTTTGAGCGATGTTATTGATATAGCAAGAAATTTTAAATCTAAAACTTGCATGAGGATTCCTCCCATTGCATCCTATGAAAAATCATATAAGGTTATTCCCCTGCAACAACTAAAAAGTTCTTATTATTTGCGAATGATGGCGATTGATAAACCAGGCGTTCTTGCCAAGATAGCTAATATTCTCGCAGAGTATAAGATAAGCATTGCTTCTGTATTCCAAAAAGAAAGAAATAAAGCTGAAGCGGTTCCAATAGTAATGATGACTCACGAGGCAACAGAAAAAAACATAAGCACGGCAATCAAAAAAATAGACAAATTACCTGCCGTCAAAGGAAATACTGTTAGAATAAGAGTGGAAAAATGA
- the thiL gene encoding thiamine-phosphate kinase, whose product MIKNEFALINRIRQAIREPAHKIAGRKQDKVIVGPGDDTAVLKVSGNKYLLFTCDCLVENVHFSLDYAKPQDLGWKALAINISDIAAMGGTPKYATISLVLNKKINEKWVDELYKGFKEFIKEYPLSLVGGNIARGVSSTVVDIAIIGEVKKDKFVKRSGAQIGDLIIVTGTLGDSKAGMEILKKSGKNPVLYKRHLRPIPRINEIRKIISKVKLNSMIDISDGFTQDLFHILEESKVSASIDISKIPVSSALKDFAKDKVLDFALYGGEDYELLFTLSKKEAKRLPSRVNGTILTIVGEIITCPPNPDRQEGKPKIFSNNQEIIPKGYNHFGKS is encoded by the coding sequence ATGATAAAAAATGAATTTGCTTTAATCAATAGAATTAGACAGGCAATAAGGGAACCCGCCCATAAGATAGCGGGCAGGAAACAAGATAAGGTAATAGTAGGTCCCGGCGACGATACAGCCGTTTTAAAAGTGTCCGGGAATAAATATCTCTTGTTTACCTGCGATTGTTTAGTTGAAAACGTTCATTTTTCATTAGATTATGCCAAACCGCAAGACTTGGGCTGGAAAGCATTGGCTATAAATATAAGTGATATTGCGGCGATGGGAGGAACACCTAAATATGCAACTATATCACTTGTATTAAATAAAAAAATCAACGAAAAATGGGTAGATGAACTATATAAGGGCTTTAAAGAATTCATAAAAGAATATCCTTTATCATTAGTAGGGGGAAATATTGCACGAGGCGTTTCTTCAACAGTTGTTGATATAGCAATAATTGGAGAAGTAAAGAAGGACAAGTTTGTAAAACGTTCTGGCGCCCAAATCGGGGATTTAATCATCGTTACCGGCACTTTGGGTGATTCTAAAGCAGGAATGGAAATTCTAAAAAAATCCGGAAAAAATCCAGTACTTTACAAAAGACATTTAAGACCTATTCCCCGGATCAACGAGATAAGAAAAATTATATCCAAAGTAAAACTAAATTCAATGATAGATATATCAGACGGCTTTACTCAAGACTTATTTCATATTCTTGAGGAAAGTAAAGTATCGGCATCTATAGATATATCAAAAATACCTGTTTCTTCCGCTCTAAAAGATTTCGCCAAAGATAAGGTCTTAGATTTTGCTTTATACGGAGGAGAAGATTATGAACTTTTGTTCACTTTATCTAAAAAAGAAGCAAAAAGATTGCCTTCCAGAGTAAATGGGACTATTTTGACCATAGTCGGGGAAATTATAACCTGCCCGCCAAATCCTGATAGGCAAGAGGGTAAACCGAAAATTTTTTCAAACAATCAGGAAATAATTCCGAAAGGATATAACCATTTTGGAAAATCCTAA
- a CDS encoding PilZ domain-containing protein: MKKYHTADKSSKMSKSFQGPDRRKYPRFDFPFFIRYKKGEEISKADTNQGSILFIEKGQELSIARDISIGGICFATKEPFENRTKLMIKIFTPIKSEPFTALAEVVWQKKKVLAPIYLTGVSFLKLDDDKEFTHLLNMLTELELKEMIEK; the protein is encoded by the coding sequence ATGAAAAAATACCATACTGCTGATAAAAGTTCCAAGATGTCAAAATCGTTTCAAGGTCCTGATAGAAGAAAATATCCAAGGTTTGATTTCCCGTTTTTTATTCGCTATAAAAAAGGTGAAGAAATCTCAAAAGCAGATACCAATCAAGGAAGTATTTTATTTATAGAAAAAGGCCAAGAACTATCAATAGCGCGTGACATATCAATCGGCGGAATATGTTTTGCAACAAAAGAGCCCTTTGAGAACCGCACCAAATTGATGATAAAGATTTTTACCCCGATAAAAAGCGAACCTTTTACTGCTTTGGCAGAAGTTGTCTGGCAGAAAAAAAAGGTTTTAGCTCCGATATATCTTACTGGAGTTTCTTTCCTGAAACTGGATGACGATAAAGAGTTCACGCATCTATTGAATATGCTTACTGAACTGGAATTAAAAGAAATGATAGAGAAATAA
- the tsaE gene encoding tRNA (adenosine(37)-N6)-threonylcarbamoyltransferase complex ATPase subunit type 1 TsaE, whose protein sequence is MQISLISHSSSQTRNIGEKIGKVLNKGDILGLTGNLGAGKTTMIQGIARGLGVDSKQYVRSPSFVLAHQYEGKFPVYHMDLYRLNTKEIADLGYEEYLFGEGVCIIEWIEKMHKIPAREWLHINLDFLPAENARKITIEAKGKYGKLLKSFADNM, encoded by the coding sequence ATGCAAATTAGCTTAATATCACATTCCTCGTCACAAACCAGAAATATCGGCGAAAAGATAGGCAAGGTTTTAAATAAAGGTGATATTTTGGGTTTAACAGGCAATTTGGGTGCCGGTAAAACCACTATGATACAAGGCATTGCTCGCGGTTTAGGAGTAGACAGTAAACAGTATGTTAGAAGCCCTTCTTTTGTCTTAGCGCACCAATACGAAGGGAAATTTCCGGTTTACCACATGGATTTATATCGTTTAAATACAAAAGAAATAGCCGACTTAGGTTATGAAGAGTATCTTTTCGGCGAAGGCGTATGTATAATAGAATGGATTGAAAAAATGCACAAGATTCCCGCAAGAGAATGGCTGCATATAAACCTTGATTTTTTACCTGCAGAAAACGCAAGAAAAATAACCATTGAGGCAAAAGGTAAATACGGGAAATTACTGAAATCTTTTGCAGATAACATGTAA
- a CDS encoding YkgJ family cysteine cluster protein translates to MSFHIETPWYVDGLHFQCQQCGNCCCGPEEGYVWLMQEEVDLIADMLKISREQMLQTYCRQIEAKISLIERHDNKDCVFLRNQNGCKNCLIYNVRPSQCRKWPFWFSSLNSKNAWEKAAEKCPGMNKGRLYSFEEISKILGLDSLL, encoded by the coding sequence ATGAGCTTTCACATAGAAACACCTTGGTATGTTGACGGATTGCATTTTCAGTGTCAACAATGCGGAAATTGTTGTTGCGGGCCGGAAGAGGGTTATGTTTGGTTAATGCAGGAAGAAGTTGACCTTATAGCTGATATGCTTAAAATTTCCAGGGAACAAATGTTGCAAACATATTGTCGGCAAATAGAAGCTAAGATAAGTCTTATTGAACGGCATGATAATAAAGACTGTGTGTTTCTGCGCAATCAAAACGGTTGCAAAAACTGCCTAATTTACAATGTTCGTCCCAGTCAATGTCGCAAATGGCCATTTTGGTTTAGCAGTCTTAATTCAAAGAACGCTTGGGAAAAAGCGGCGGAAAAGTGTCCTGGGATGAATAAAGGCCGTTTGTATAGTTTTGAAGAAATTAGCAAGATACTCGGGTTAGATTCTCTTCTATGA
- a CDS encoding adenosine-specific kinase, producing MELKVVKIEGIPEGANIILGQAHFIKSVEDIYEAIVNINPSIKFGVAFCEASGECLIRVEGNDEQLKEIASKNALKIGAGHCFIIVMKEGFPINILNSLKNISEVCSIYCATANSVEVILAQTQQGRGVMGVIDGSSPNGIEGEAGIKSRKELLRKIGYKR from the coding sequence ATGGAACTTAAAGTTGTGAAAATTGAAGGGATACCCGAAGGTGCAAATATAATTCTGGGGCAGGCGCATTTTATAAAATCGGTTGAGGATATTTATGAGGCGATTGTGAATATAAACCCGTCTATAAAATTTGGGGTTGCGTTTTGCGAAGCATCAGGCGAGTGTCTTATTAGAGTTGAAGGTAATGATGAACAGTTGAAAGAGATAGCTTCCAAAAATGCTTTAAAAATTGGCGCAGGTCATTGTTTTATAATAGTTATGAAGGAAGGATTTCCGATAAATATATTAAATTCATTAAAAAATATTTCCGAAGTATGTTCGATATATTGCGCAACTGCCAATTCTGTGGAAGTAATCTTAGCCCAGACCCAGCAGGGTAGGGGAGTTATGGGGGTAATAGACGGTTCTTCTCCTAATGGTATTGAGGGTGAAGCAGGAATTAAATCCAGAAAGGAATTGTTAAGAAAAATCGGATACAAAAGGTGA
- a CDS encoding phosphatase PAP2 family protein, whose protein sequence is MDILINLNHNLFLFLNQYNFPLTDKLMLLLTHTGNGLVLTTFILIALAIFDRKKMLRVFLSVLLAGIGGGIVVHLLKLGIDASRPLAIFPDAHFLGEPLKMGSFPSGHTQLCFSTAVILAKEYKKNWKLFYLWAFIVGYSRIYVGAHFPMDIIAGGIIGYLSGKFIVWYNWLLNKEFCEPLNTKREENVAGNN, encoded by the coding sequence ATGGATATTCTAATAAACTTAAATCATAATCTTTTTCTTTTTCTCAACCAATATAATTTTCCTTTGACTGATAAATTAATGCTTCTTCTAACACATACGGGAAACGGATTGGTTTTGACAACTTTTATTCTTATTGCTTTAGCTATTTTTGACAGAAAAAAAATGTTGCGGGTATTTTTATCTGTTCTATTAGCCGGGATAGGCGGGGGAATTGTTGTCCATCTTTTGAAACTGGGTATAGATGCTTCAAGACCACTAGCCATTTTTCCAGATGCGCACTTTTTAGGAGAACCACTGAAGATGGGCTCTTTTCCTTCGGGACATACACAACTTTGTTTCTCAACTGCAGTAATCCTTGCCAAAGAATACAAAAAAAATTGGAAATTATTTTATCTGTGGGCATTTATAGTCGGATACTCAAGAATATATGTAGGAGCACATTTCCCAATGGATATAATAGCAGGTGGAATAATCGGTTATCTATCGGGTAAATTTATCGTCTGGTATAATTGGTTATTAAATAAAGAATTTTGCGAACCTTTGAATACGAAAAGAGAAGAAAATGTGGCAGGGAATAATTAA
- the amrB gene encoding AmmeMemoRadiSam system protein B produces MIRKPVVAGQFYPANPEELKKQIEGFIQKEAKKQDVLGVISPHAGYMFSGSVAGAVYSRIQIPDKVIILCPNHTGRGAPFSIVTEGSWTTPLGEIKIASTLGEKILANSKELEEDASAHTFEHSIEVQLPFLQYFNPKISFIPICLSSGDYSSYEDIALAISNAIKDAGEKILIIASSDMTHYESHDVVNEKDRQAIDAILELDEKLLLKRIEEFNISMCGYIPTTVMLIACKKLGAKTAELVKYQTSGDVTRDYAEVVGYAGMTVK; encoded by the coding sequence ATGATTAGAAAACCTGTTGTTGCAGGTCAGTTTTATCCTGCAAATCCCGAAGAGTTAAAAAAGCAGATTGAAGGATTTATTCAAAAAGAAGCAAAGAAACAAGATGTTTTAGGTGTAATTTCTCCTCATGCAGGATATATGTTTTCTGGTTCTGTTGCAGGTGCCGTATATTCCAGAATCCAAATTCCGGACAAGGTAATTATCTTGTGTCCAAATCATACGGGTAGAGGCGCGCCTTTTTCAATAGTTACCGAAGGAAGTTGGACAACACCGTTAGGTGAAATAAAAATTGCTTCAACACTCGGGGAAAAAATACTTGCCAATTCCAAAGAACTTGAAGAAGATGCTTCTGCTCATACATTTGAACATTCAATAGAAGTTCAACTTCCGTTTTTGCAATATTTTAATCCTAAAATTTCTTTTATTCCCATATGTCTTTCTTCCGGCGACTATTCTTCTTATGAAGACATTGCCTTGGCAATAAGTAATGCTATAAAAGATGCAGGAGAGAAAATATTAATAATAGCTTCTTCGGATATGACGCATTATGAATCTCATGATGTAGTTAATGAGAAAGACAGGCAAGCAATTGATGCGATTTTGGAGTTGGACGAGAAACTTTTATTAAAAAGGATAGAAGAATTTAATATATCAATGTGTGGCTATATTCCCACAACTGTTATGTTGATTGCATGTAAAAAATTAGGCGCTAAAACTGCCGAACTTGTAAAATATCAAACTTCAGGAGATGTTACCAGGGATTATGCCGAAGTAGTTGGATATGCTGGGATGACGGTAAAGTAA